The Caulobacter sp. X genome contains the following window.
TATTTATTGGAGGAGCCTAATATGAACTTACAACATGAACGCCTTGATCATCTTTGTCAGCAATTAGAGCTGAATGGTATTTTACAAAGTTATTCTAATATTGCTCAAAACTCAGCGAATAATAAGGAAACCTATACTGATTTCTTAGAAAAAGTCTTAGAAGAGGAGTGTTCTATTAGACGGTTTAAAGGAAAACAAATGCTATTAAAAACAGCCGGTTTTCCCTATATTAAAACTTTTGAACAGTTTGATTTATCTTACAATCCTGGAATACCTAAAGCGGCGATTAAAGAATTATTCTCCCTTACCTTTGTTGAAAGAAAAGAGAATATCGTGCTACTTGGACCTTCTGGAGTAGGCAAGACGCACATTGCTATTGCACTTGGCTATGCTGCAACCCAAGCTGGAATTAGAGTACGGTTCGTTAGTGCTGCAGACTTACTATTAAATCTAGAAAGTGCAGCAAAGCAAGATAGATTTAAAGATGCTATGCGGAGAGTTGCAGGGCACTCCAAGCTATTAATTATCGATGAGCTAGGATATTTGCCTATTAATAAGATTCAAGCAAATTATTTATTCCAAATTATTGCAAAGAGATATGAAAATAACTCCATTATCATTAGTAGTAATTTAAACTTTGGGCAATGGGATCAAACATTGGCTGAGGACAAAACACTTACCGCAGCTTTATTAGATAGACTATTGCAC
Protein-coding sequences here:
- the istB gene encoding IS21-like element helper ATPase IstB — protein: MNLQHERLDHLCQQLELNGILQSYSNIAQNSANNKETYTDFLEKVLEEECSIRRFKGKQMLLKTAGFPYIKTFEQFDLSYNPGIPKAAIKELFSLTFVERKENIVLLGPSGVGKTHIAIALGYAATQAGIRVRFVSAADLLLNLESAAKQDRFKDAMRRVAGHSKLLIIDELGYLPINKIQANYLFQIIAKRYENNSIIISSNLNFGQWDQTLAEDKTLTAALLDRLLHHAHVLHFKGGSYRLKDKMKAGSIFTTEDK